AAAGAGTGTGTTTTCCCGAAGACGCCTTGAAATCGCGGCCGCTTCCCCTGCCCGTACGGAGCCCGGCATTTGTTGGAAGCCGTGGCACAGTCCGTACGGTGTAACTAGGTTGTCAGAAGCTTTATTCGTGGCCAACGGCGCAGTTTGGGAGCGCTAGGCAGTAGGTTAGGTGGGGGCAGGACGGCAGCAGCGGCCGGAGGCCGGATAGGGCTGGGCCGGCAACGAGGTCCCGGCGAACCGTTGGCAAGGCCTCGCGGGGTCTAGGCCCGCGTCAATCACTACGGCTTGCGCATTGTTAGGGGCGGAGCTCGGCGCCTGGAGCTCTCGCGAGACGGTGCACTGCCGAGAGGGGAGCGCCTGGCGCTCAGGCCTGGGGGGAAGGGTCGGCGTCCGTGGGGCTTTTCCGGGCGTCCCCGGTTCCTGACCTTTGAGCGGACGCGTAGTACATCGTGTGTCCTGCGGCACCAGCTGCCTTTGCTTGTTTGGGAAGTGTACACGTGCGGGGGAGAGCGACCGGATGAGAAAGGGCTTCTCTCCCCTTCAATGTGCAGTCGGCAGGGGTTTGGGGAAGGGACGTTTTCCTAACAGCAGTATTTTTGTCAGCAGAGAACATGGCGGCCCAGAGGGAATGGAGCCCGATGGTGTCATCGAGGTAAGAAATGGGTGTGGAATTTGGAACTTTGGAAAGGTGAAATTGTTCatccgtttatttctttttttttttaaactttcagagCAACTGGAATGAGATTGTTGATAACTTTGATGATATGAATTTAAAGGAGTCTCTTCTTCGAGGCATTTATGCTTATGGTTTTGAGAAGCCATCAGCTATTCAGCAGAGAGCTATTATCCCGTGTATTAAAGGTAAAAGAACTTGCTGGCGCTTTTTGAAAATGAATTCCCTGTTCTGCATAGACCTGCACCTTTTTAATATGGGAAAATTATCTTCTGGGGGACTAGCACCTATTTGTATTCCTTAAAGTGAAATGATGGCAATCATCTTTCGGGACTGACCTGAAATGAAGAGAATACTCATTGCTGATCACTTGATTATTTGGGCATAATTCATGTTCCAAATGGAATACGTGGTGTAAACTAGAAGTGGCGGTTTGATGTGGGATCAGTAAATGTGTATCCTACTTTTTTTAGGGTATGATGTGATTGCTCAAGCTCAGTCAGGTACTGGCAAGACAGCCACATTTGCTATTTCCATCCTGCAACAGTTGGAGATTGAGTTCAAGGAGACCCAAGCACTAGTATTGGCCCCCACCAGAGAACTGGCTCAACAGGTATTGATAGTGTAGTTCAAAAAAAACTGCTTGCGTGTTGTACAGGTTTCAGGTTTCACAATTGTGAAGAATTTAAAGCTTAGTATAAATTTGTCCTACAGAGCCCTCCTTTTAACTGTCCGTGCATGCAGGGAGTTTCTGTTGAAAGCTAAACGGGAAACTTTCTCTTGAAAGTCAAACGGGAACTGGGTGTGCAGGTATGGTTTGCAGGGTTGTGTAACAGATTGAGAAACTAAAGTTTTTGTTCAGGGTGGACTAGACCTGTTCTCATTTTCAAGTTTGAATGCAGTTGTGCAACGTGAAAACTGCAGTGACATGTTATTTGATGGTCTTAGTTTGTGATGTATCTGTTGCATGCTGTGTTTTCAGAGCTCACTGCCATATTGGTTTGAAGTAAAACCTTGCTAATACATCTGTAGGATTTATTAAAGCCAAGATTATATACGTTGCAGTGCTGTGGGAAAAATTGTTTTACCTCTGTTTACACTTTTTACACAATGAAGAATAACAGTAGGAAATGTTTATAGTTAGGTAGCTGGTACCTGGGGCAACAGGATCTCAAGTTTGACAAGGCACAAGATGTTTTCAGGGAAGTTTATCTTGAGGCATTTAGATTGGTCTGCATTTTAACCTCAGAAGTAGTTAAGTGCTCTGCATGCATTAAAGCTGTTTGTAGATCAGATATTTGCCATTATGCTTTGGAAGTTAAGTCACAGAACCAGTAATTCTGGATAATAATTAAGGCTTTTGGCTTTTAGATCCAAAAggtaattctggcacttggagACTATATGGGAGCAACTTGTCATGCCTGCATTGGTGGAACCAATGTTCGAAATGAAATGCAAAAACTTCAGGCTGAAGCACCACATATTGTTGTTGGTACACCAGGGAGAGTGTTTGATATGTTAAACAGAAGATACCTTTGTAAGTATTGCTGTTGAGTATAGTTTGGTTttactgttataaataaatagcatGCCCGAGAACCTAGAGATGATAGTATGACTTTATTTTAAACAGCTCCAAAATGGATCAAAATGTTTGTTTTGGATGAAGCAGATGAAATGCTGAGCCGAGGGTTTAAGGATCAAATCTATGAGattttccaaaaattaaatacaagtatTCAGGTGAGCTTTATTTAACTCCCACTCTTAAAAATAGCTAGAGGTTAGGTTTAATGCAGGTATTATTACAACACAACTGAAATGTTCTACTGTCGCTCCCCCTGCTTAAAGCAAAAGCAACTGATGCATAACTGTCACAGTTCATGCTCAGACAGAGACGCTTGgtctcaaaagatttttttcctcaaaagatttttttcctcgaGTATTGTGCAAGTTGTGCTAACTATGTGACAgcataatcaattttttttttaaggtggtgtTGCTTTCTGCCACAATGCCAACGGATGTGTTGGAAGTGACCAAAAAATTCATGAGAGATCCCATTCGAATTCTGGTGAAAAAGGAAGAATTGACCCTTGAAGGAATTAAACAGTTTTATATTAATGTTGAAAGAGAGGTAATTTGTCTAATTGTCAAACATAAAAATgtagccagatttttttttttttttttttttttaccttcttgaATAAGCACTGTGCTAAAATTACAGAAACTAGGATCACATCTTGGTTTTTGTAATAATGCTAGCAGAGTACACACAAGAAGAAGAGTAACTGCACTAGGTTGTAAAAGACTGGGGTGGACCTCTTTCTTAATGTCCAGTGTCCTTTGTCTTAAGATTTGGTGCAATATGTCTTTAGACCAATCTAATAATGAGTTTCTAATGAATGTAAGTTGGGAACAATCATGTTAATTACTGTTAACTTTCTCTTTGAAATACTGTAGGAATGGAAGTTGGATACACTTTGTGACTTGTATGAGACACTGACGATTACACAGGCTGTTATTTTTCTCAATACAAGGCGTAAGGTGGACTGGCTCACTGAGAAAATGCATGCCAGGGATTTCACAGTTTCTGCTCTGGTAAGAAGTATTCTAACCTAGTAATGTAACTGACGTCTACCTTCATTAAAAGCAGGATTTAGACTACAATATAGCTGCTAAGTGCTGTGTTGTCGTTCCCCCTGCTCAAAATAAAGTTGTTTCGTAACTATACCTGTCTGCTGTACCCCTGTAGCAGCCAGGGACGCTTGGTCTCATACATGTTGATAAAATTAAATGTTGATTTGATAGGTGATTCTTCAATTAATAGGTTTGTTCCTTTGCAGCATGGTGACATGgaccagaaggaaagagatgttATCATGAGGGAATTCCGATCAGGGTCAAGCCGTGTTCTGATC
This genomic window from Kogia breviceps isolate mKogBre1 chromosome 5, mKogBre1 haplotype 1, whole genome shotgun sequence contains:
- the EIF4A2 gene encoding eukaryotic initiation factor 4A-II isoform X1, which encodes MRKGFSPLQCAVGRGLGKGRFPNSSIFVSREHGGPEGMEPDGVIESNWNEIVDNFDDMNLKESLLRGIYAYGFEKPSAIQQRAIIPCIKGYDVIAQAQSGTGKTATFAISILQQLEIEFKETQALVLAPTRELAQQIQKVILALGDYMGATCHACIGGTNVRNEMQKLQAEAPHIVVGTPGRVFDMLNRRYLSPKWIKMFVLDEADEMLSRGFKDQIYEIFQKLNTSIQVVLLSATMPTDVLEVTKKFMRDPIRILVKKEELTLEGIKQFYINVEREEWKLDTLCDLYETLTITQAVIFLNTRRKVDWLTEKMHARDFTVSALHGDMDQKERDVIMREFRSGSSRVLITTDLLARGIDVQQVSLVINYDLPTNRENYIHRIGRGGRFGRKGVAINFVTEEDKRILRDIETFYNTTVEEMPMNVADLI
- the EIF4A2 gene encoding eukaryotic initiation factor 4A-II isoform X2 → MSGSSADYNSREHGGPEGMEPDGVIESNWNEIVDNFDDMNLKESLLRGIYAYGFEKPSAIQQRAIIPCIKGYDVIAQAQSGTGKTATFAISILQQLEIEFKETQALVLAPTRELAQQIQKVILALGDYMGATCHACIGGTNVRNEMQKLQAEAPHIVVGTPGRVFDMLNRRYLSPKWIKMFVLDEADEMLSRGFKDQIYEIFQKLNTSIQVVLLSATMPTDVLEVTKKFMRDPIRILVKKEELTLEGIKQFYINVEREEWKLDTLCDLYETLTITQAVIFLNTRRKVDWLTEKMHARDFTVSALHGDMDQKERDVIMREFRSGSSRVLITTDLLNIVVIVFQARGIDVQQVSLVINYDLPTNRENYIHRIGRGGRFGRKGVAINFVTEEDKRILRDIETFYNTTVEEMPMNVADLI
- the EIF4A2 gene encoding eukaryotic initiation factor 4A-II isoform X4, with protein sequence MSGSSADYNSREHGGPEGMEPDGVIESNWNEIVDNFDDMNLKESLLRGIYAYGFEKPSAIQQRAIIPCIKGYDVIAQAQSGTGKTATFAISILQQLEIEFKETQALVLAPTRELAQQIQKVILALGDYMGATCHACIGGTNVRNEMQKLQAEAPHIVVGTPGRVFDMLNRRYLSPKWIKMFVLDEADEMLSRGFKDQIYEIFQKLNTSIQVVLLSATMPTDVLEVTKKFMRDPIRILVKKEELTLEGIKQFYINVEREEWKLDTLCDLYETLTITQAVIFLNTRRKVDWLTEKMHARDFTVSALHGDMDQKERDVIMREFRSGSSRVLITTDLLARGIDVQQVSLVINYDLPTNRENYIHRIGRGGRFGRKGVAINFVTEEDKRILRDIETFYNTTVEEMPMNVADLI
- the EIF4A2 gene encoding eukaryotic initiation factor 4A-II isoform X6; its protein translation is MSGSSADYNREHGGPEGMEPDGVIESNWNEIVDNFDDMNLKESLLRGIYAYGFEKPSAIQQRAIIPCIKGYDVIAQAQSGTGKTATFAISILQQLEIEFKETQALVLAPTRELAQQIQKVILALGDYMGATCHACIGGTNVRNEMQKLQAEAPHIVVGTPGRVFDMLNRRYLSPKWIKMFVLDEADEMLSRGFKDQIYEIFQKLNTSIQVVLLSATMPTDVLEVTKKFMRDPIRILVKKEELTLEGIKQFYINVEREEWKLDTLCDLYETLTITQAVIFLNTRRKVDWLTEKMHARDFTVSALHGDMDQKERDVIMREFRSGSSRVLITTDLLNIVVIVFQARGIDVQQVSLVINYDLPTNRENYIHRGR
- the EIF4A2 gene encoding eukaryotic initiation factor 4A-II isoform X5, translating into MSGSSADYNREHGGPEGMEPDGVIESNWNEIVDNFDDMNLKESLLRGIYAYGFEKPSAIQQRAIIPCIKGYDVIAQAQSGTGKTATFAISILQQLEIEFKETQALVLAPTRELAQQIQKVILALGDYMGATCHACIGGTNVRNEMQKLQAEAPHIVVGTPGRVFDMLNRRYLSPKWIKMFVLDEADEMLSRGFKDQIYEIFQKLNTSIQVVLLSATMPTDVLEVTKKFMRDPIRILVKKEELTLEGIKQFYINVEREEWKLDTLCDLYETLTITQAVIFLNTRRKVDWLTEKMHARDFTVSALHGDMDQKERDVIMREFRSGSSRVLITTDLLARGIDVQQVSLVINYDLPTNRENYIHRIGRGGRFGRKGVAINFVTEEDKRILRDIETFYNTTVEEMPMNVADLI
- the EIF4A2 gene encoding eukaryotic initiation factor 4A-II isoform X3; translation: MSGSSADYNREHGGPEGMEPDGVIESNWNEIVDNFDDMNLKESLLRGIYAYGFEKPSAIQQRAIIPCIKGYDVIAQAQSGTGKTATFAISILQQLEIEFKETQALVLAPTRELAQQIQKVILALGDYMGATCHACIGGTNVRNEMQKLQAEAPHIVVGTPGRVFDMLNRRYLSPKWIKMFVLDEADEMLSRGFKDQIYEIFQKLNTSIQVVLLSATMPTDVLEVTKKFMRDPIRILVKKEELTLEGIKQFYINVEREEWKLDTLCDLYETLTITQAVIFLNTRRKVDWLTEKMHARDFTVSALHGDMDQKERDVIMREFRSGSSRVLITTDLLNIVVIVFQARGIDVQQVSLVINYDLPTNRENYIHRIGRGGRFGRKGVAINFVTEEDKRILRDIETFYNTTVEEMPMNVADLI